From one Phycisphaerae bacterium genomic stretch:
- a CDS encoding sugar phosphate isomerase/epimerase, giving the protein MHYRSPITASIAAWSLSLALGCQAAKPTPFERASCSTLVKAKQPLEPALKTVADLGFKYADVMCLSWTPHVNVDALVKDFDTEAARVEKTLADNKLKVSNLTFDAIETKPFDEYKTRFTAVVKLAVRLRAPLINIMAPSAKSDWADQVAKLKVIHKIAADHGIKLTLETHTGQLTEYPADAEKICREVPGLGLTLDPSHYYAGPNQGKCFDSLYPYVMNTGFRAGGMKREDIQMRWGEGPIDFTAIVRKLEAHGYRGYYVVEYLEGLGKADSVESSRLFLEWIRGL; this is encoded by the coding sequence ATGCACTATCGATCGCCTATCACCGCTTCCATTGCCGCATGGTCGCTGTCGCTGGCCCTCGGGTGCCAGGCGGCAAAGCCGACACCCTTCGAGCGGGCATCGTGTTCGACGCTGGTCAAGGCCAAGCAGCCGCTGGAACCGGCTCTCAAGACCGTCGCGGACCTGGGCTTCAAGTACGCCGACGTCATGTGCCTTTCGTGGACACCGCACGTGAACGTGGACGCGCTGGTGAAGGACTTTGACACCGAGGCCGCGCGAGTGGAGAAGACTCTGGCCGACAACAAGCTGAAGGTCTCGAACCTGACCTTCGACGCCATCGAGACCAAGCCGTTCGATGAGTACAAGACGCGATTCACGGCCGTGGTCAAGCTGGCCGTCCGGCTCAGGGCCCCGCTGATCAATATCATGGCCCCGTCGGCCAAGAGTGATTGGGCCGACCAGGTCGCCAAACTCAAGGTGATCCACAAGATCGCCGCCGATCACGGCATCAAGCTCACCCTCGAGACTCACACCGGCCAGCTCACCGAGTACCCTGCCGACGCCGAGAAGATCTGCAGGGAGGTTCCCGGCCTGGGACTCACCCTCGACCCGAGCCACTACTACGCCGGCCCGAATCAGGGCAAGTGCTTCGACAGCCTGTACCCGTACGTGATGAACACCGGCTTCCGCGCCGGCGGAATGAAGCGGGAAGACATCCAGATGAGATGGGGCGAGGGACCCATTGACTTCACGGCCATTGTCCGCAAGCTCGAAGCCCACGGTTACAGGGGCTACTATGTCGTCGAGTACCTCGAAGGCCTTGGCAAGGCCGACTCGGTGGAGTCGTCAAGACTGTTTCTCGAGTGGATCAGGGGCCTGTGA
- a CDS encoding 3-isopropylmalate dehydratase, producing the protein MQDVIKGKAYVLGDNIDTDQIIPAHYLMYNPAIPEERKQFGRFALCGVPDAQAGLPQGHVPFVDQSDPNNTRSRFTIVIGGKNFGCGSSREHAPLALAEAGVQAVVAPFYARIFFRNSVNGGYLIPLEFAEGVTHTVRTGDEVEIRLKENVLIECRSGTPRALNPLGEIAPIVEAGGVFAYAKRTGML; encoded by the coding sequence ATGCAAGACGTCATCAAGGGCAAGGCCTATGTGCTCGGTGATAACATCGACACCGACCAGATCATTCCGGCGCACTACCTGATGTACAACCCCGCCATTCCGGAGGAGCGAAAGCAGTTCGGGCGGTTTGCCCTCTGCGGCGTGCCCGACGCTCAGGCCGGTCTGCCCCAGGGCCATGTTCCCTTCGTGGATCAGTCCGACCCGAACAACACCCGCAGCCGGTTCACCATCGTCATCGGCGGCAAGAACTTCGGCTGCGGCAGCTCCCGCGAGCACGCCCCGCTGGCCTTGGCCGAGGCCGGAGTCCAAGCGGTCGTCGCCCCGTTCTACGCCCGAATCTTCTTCCGCAATTCGGTCAACGGCGGTTACCTCATTCCGCTGGAATTCGCCGAAGGCGTGACCCACACGGTCCGCACCGGCGACGAGGTCGAGATCCGGTTGAAGGAAAATGTGCTGATCGAATGCAGGTCTGGCACCCCCCGGGCGCTCAATCCACTCGGCGAGATCGCCCCCATCGTCGAGGCCGGCGGTGTCTTCGCTTACGCCAAACGCACCGGCATGCTGTGA
- a CDS encoding RNA-binding protein, translated as MNIYVGNLSFKTTEEAVRELFAAYGQVDRVSLISDRHTGRPRGFGFVEMADNTAAQAAIEALNGKEVDGRKLKVNEAQPKAERSGGGGGGRGR; from the coding sequence ATGAACATCTATGTCGGCAATCTCAGCTTCAAGACCACGGAGGAGGCAGTACGTGAGTTGTTTGCCGCTTACGGGCAAGTGGACCGGGTCAGCCTGATCAGCGACCGCCATACGGGCCGACCTCGCGGTTTTGGCTTCGTCGAGATGGCCGACAACACCGCTGCCCAAGCGGCCATCGAGGCACTCAACGGCAAGGAGGTCGACGGTCGCAAGCTGAAGGTCAACGAGGCCCAACCCAAGGCCGAGCGATCTGGCGGCGGTGGCGGTGGTCGTGGTCGGTGA
- the miaA gene encoding tRNA (adenosine(37)-N6)-dimethylallyltransferase MiaA produces the protein MNLLIGCTASGKGRIGLELARRLGGEIVSVDSMKIYRRMDIGTAKPSEAARREIRHHLIDVVEPSEPYSLARYIEGADRAIDDIAGRGKPVLAVGGTMLYVRGLTAGVFAGPGADLEFRRAFRERAAREGTCALHAELARVDPKAAARIHVNDLRRIERALEVYHLTGSPISELQQQWDRPMGRYDCRIAALRRPKEQANRRINARVHRMIEAGLVDEVKRLLAEPGGIGHQAAQAVGYAEIIAYLRGRWNLADAVERIKINSRHLAKHQRTWMRRIPGIRWVDLTEDDTVEEVADRVLEAWSQPAA, from the coding sequence GTGAACCTCCTCATCGGCTGTACGGCCAGCGGCAAAGGCCGCATCGGTCTGGAGCTAGCTCGGCGTCTGGGCGGCGAGATCGTCTCGGTGGACTCCATGAAGATTTACCGCCGCATGGACATCGGCACAGCCAAACCTTCTGAGGCAGCCCGACGTGAGATTCGACACCACTTGATCGATGTGGTTGAGCCCAGCGAGCCGTACAGTCTGGCTCGGTACATCGAGGGCGCAGACCGGGCTATTGACGACATCGCGGGTAGGGGCAAACCGGTCCTGGCAGTGGGTGGAACGATGCTGTATGTCCGGGGACTTACGGCCGGGGTTTTCGCAGGGCCCGGGGCCGACCTCGAGTTCAGACGGGCTTTTCGCGAGCGGGCTGCCCGCGAGGGGACGTGCGCTCTGCACGCTGAATTGGCCCGGGTGGATCCCAAAGCGGCCGCACGAATTCACGTCAACGACCTCCGTCGAATCGAGCGAGCCCTGGAGGTCTATCACCTCACCGGCTCTCCGATCAGCGAATTACAGCAACAATGGGACCGGCCCATGGGCCGCTATGACTGCCGTATCGCCGCCCTTCGTCGCCCTAAGGAGCAGGCGAACCGCCGCATCAACGCTCGAGTTCATCGGATGATCGAGGCGGGGCTCGTGGACGAGGTCAAGCGGCTGCTGGCCGAGCCCGGTGGAATCGGACACCAGGCTGCGCAAGCCGTCGGCTATGCCGAGATCATCGCTTATTTGCGAGGCCGCTGGAATCTGGCCGATGCCGTCGAGCGGATCAAGATCAACTCCCGGCATCTGGCCAAGCATCAACGAACCTGGATGCGCCGGATACCCGGTATCAGGTGGGTGGATTTGACTGAGGATGATACGGTCGAAGAGGTAGCCGACCGCGTGCTGGAGGCATGGAGCCAACCCGCCGCCTGA
- a CDS encoding PEP-CTERM sorting domain-containing protein — translation MKRSFLAAVAFVFVAASFANATSIPLGSSGWQVVWDSGLNPYLNITVEGEDADAVYIHKTVEFIQGPDEFGNFPTIPITFWQIGPSTITKIVILDETIKNSTGANWTDFHWDLIDHGEAWFIHDPGWFFKTSPLDNQSWARDDMNFSVDGFATNGVVYNGSVWQPGIGVDGGELVIHVTSKPAAPYTLFTLKETPTPEPASLLLLVLGAMMLRRR, via the coding sequence ATGAAAAGGAGCTTTCTGGCAGCGGTGGCGTTCGTGTTCGTGGCAGCGTCGTTTGCGAATGCGACCAGCATACCTCTGGGCAGCTCGGGGTGGCAGGTCGTCTGGGACAGCGGACTCAACCCGTATCTTAATATCACGGTTGAGGGGGAGGACGCAGACGCCGTCTACATTCACAAGACGGTCGAGTTCATTCAAGGTCCTGACGAGTTCGGTAATTTTCCCACGATTCCTATTACTTTCTGGCAGATCGGCCCATCGACCATTACCAAGATCGTGATACTCGACGAGACCATCAAGAACTCGACGGGTGCCAATTGGACTGATTTCCATTGGGATCTGATAGACCATGGAGAGGCGTGGTTCATTCATGATCCAGGCTGGTTCTTCAAAACCTCGCCGCTGGATAACCAGTCTTGGGCCAGGGATGATATGAACTTCTCGGTCGATGGTTTCGCTACTAATGGAGTCGTGTACAACGGAAGCGTGTGGCAGCCGGGAATCGGGGTCGATGGCGGCGAACTCGTGATCCACGTCACTTCCAAGCCGGCCGCACCCTACACCCTTTTCACGCTGAAGGAGACGCCAACGCCTGAGCCGGCCTCCCTCTTGCTGCTTGTTCTTGGTGCCATGATGTTGCGACGCCGGTGA
- a CDS encoding PEP-CTERM sorting domain-containing protein — translation MKGMFSAAAAVTLLVVSSANAGLVVLDNTGWQAVWDDGLDGLVDIWIPPASPPTASIIFIQKSAQFTQGPDEFGQFPSIPITFMQTGPSTITRIVIQDEIITNTTGVDWTDFHFDLLDKGDAWFEHGPGFFFTTSPLDHQVFSADNKSFSVDGFGLGPGGTDAVVPNNSVWFPGDGPTDGNLVIRVVSKTSEPYTVFTLKETPTPEPASILLLALGAVLLRRR, via the coding sequence ATGAAAGGTATGTTCTCAGCAGCAGCCGCGGTGACTCTCTTGGTCGTGTCGTCCGCTAACGCGGGCTTGGTGGTGCTGGACAATACGGGATGGCAGGCCGTTTGGGACGATGGCTTGGATGGTTTGGTGGACATCTGGATTCCTCCCGCGTCGCCGCCGACGGCAAGCATCATCTTCATCCAGAAGTCAGCCCAATTCACTCAGGGCCCCGATGAGTTTGGTCAATTCCCCTCGATCCCGATCACGTTCATGCAGACCGGCCCATCGACGATCACCCGTATCGTTATTCAGGATGAGATTATCACCAATACCACCGGCGTCGACTGGACTGATTTCCATTTCGACTTGCTGGATAAGGGTGACGCTTGGTTCGAGCATGGCCCCGGTTTCTTCTTCACCACGTCGCCGTTGGACCACCAGGTCTTCTCGGCAGACAACAAAAGCTTTAGCGTCGATGGCTTTGGCCTCGGTCCCGGTGGTACCGATGCCGTCGTGCCGAACAACAGCGTATGGTTCCCGGGCGACGGGCCCACGGACGGCAATCTGGTGATCCGCGTAGTCTCGAAGACGAGCGAGCCGTATACGGTCTTCACGCTTAAGGAAACGCCGACACCCGAGCCGGCGTCGATACTGCTGTTGGCTTTGGGTGCCGTGCTGCTGCGGCGTCGCTGA
- a CDS encoding LysR family transcriptional regulator, with amino-acid sequence MANDIIEWMNLDTLRVFCDVVRCRSFSRGSALNHISQSAASQAVHQIERRLGMPLIDRTKRPFILTPEGQVYYDGVRQVLDRYDAVESQVRSLRNEVAGQVRVAAIYSVGLHDMSQAMQTFMRQYPKAKVRLEFLHPNKVYDAVLNEQVDLGIVSYPAAIRGLTVIPLRTENMALVCSPNHRLANMKRVTITQLRGENFIGFDRELIIRRELDRYLRENQVLVNMVMEFDNIETIKQAVEIGAGVSILPEPTIRKEIQTGSLVAVPLASQKIRRPIGIIHRQRKIFTPAIVRLIELLKSMKSETSEPRRV; translated from the coding sequence TTGGCTAATGATATCATTGAGTGGATGAATCTCGACACGCTGCGCGTCTTCTGTGATGTTGTCCGCTGCCGGAGTTTCTCCCGCGGTTCAGCCTTGAACCACATTTCCCAGTCGGCCGCCAGCCAGGCCGTCCACCAGATTGAGCGACGCCTGGGGATGCCGCTGATCGATCGCACCAAACGCCCTTTCATCCTTACCCCGGAAGGCCAAGTGTACTACGACGGCGTCCGCCAGGTGCTGGACCGATATGACGCGGTGGAATCTCAGGTTCGCTCCCTGCGCAATGAAGTGGCCGGGCAAGTGCGCGTGGCGGCCATTTACTCGGTCGGCTTGCACGACATGAGTCAGGCCATGCAGACCTTTATGCGGCAATACCCCAAGGCCAAGGTTCGCCTCGAGTTCCTGCATCCCAACAAAGTTTATGATGCAGTGTTGAACGAGCAGGTGGATCTGGGCATCGTTTCCTACCCCGCGGCGATACGCGGCCTGACGGTCATTCCCCTGCGAACGGAGAACATGGCCCTGGTCTGCAGCCCGAACCACCGTCTGGCGAACATGAAACGGGTGACCATCACCCAGCTTCGGGGCGAGAACTTCATCGGCTTCGACCGCGAGCTGATCATTCGTCGCGAGCTTGATCGTTATCTTCGCGAGAACCAAGTCCTGGTCAACATGGTGATGGAGTTCGACAATATCGAGACCATCAAACAGGCTGTCGAAATCGGGGCCGGGGTCAGCATTTTGCCGGAGCCGACGATCAGAAAAGAGATTCAGACGGGCTCATTGGTGGCCGTTCCGCTGGCCAGTCAGAAGATTCGCCGGCCAATCGGCATTATCCATCGCCAGCGAAAGATCTTCACGCCCGCGATTGTCAGGCTGATTGAGCTGCTCAAGTCGATGAAATCAGAGACGTCGGAGCCAAGGCGGGTATAG
- the gdhA gene encoding NADP-specific glutamate dehydrogenase — MSYVQNVLETVIKRNPGEPEFHQAVREVLESLQPVFDRHPKYEKHRILERFCEPERVIIFRVPWLDDKGNIQVNRGYRIEFNSAIGPYKGGLRFHPTVYLGILKFLAFEQILKNSLTTLPMGGGKGGSDFDPKGKSDNEVMRFCQSFMTELCRHIGPHTDVPAGDIGVGGREIGYLFGQYKRIRNEFTGVLTGKALNWGGSLIRPEATGYGAVYFAEEMLATRNDSMRGKICAVSGSGNVAQYTVEKVNQLGGKCVTLSDSNGTIYDPAGIDAEKLAWVMELKNVRRGRIREYAEKFKGVEYKDGVRPWGVKCDCAFPSATQNEISGEDAKTLVKNGCKLVCEGANMPTEPEGIEVFLTNKILYGPGKAANAGGVATSGLEMSQNAQHTNWTREEVDRRLHDIMIAIHKAVSKTAAEYGEPTNYVMGANIAGFVKVADAMIDQGVV, encoded by the coding sequence ATGTCCTACGTTCAGAACGTGCTGGAAACAGTCATCAAACGAAATCCTGGCGAGCCCGAGTTTCATCAGGCGGTCAGGGAGGTTCTCGAGTCGTTGCAGCCGGTCTTTGACCGTCATCCCAAGTACGAGAAACACCGGATTCTTGAACGATTCTGTGAACCCGAACGGGTGATCATATTCCGCGTACCGTGGCTGGACGATAAGGGCAACATTCAGGTCAACCGCGGCTATCGCATCGAGTTCAACAGCGCAATCGGGCCCTATAAGGGGGGCCTGCGGTTCCATCCGACGGTTTACCTGGGCATTCTGAAGTTCCTGGCCTTTGAGCAGATCCTGAAGAACTCGCTGACTACACTTCCGATGGGCGGCGGCAAGGGCGGCTCGGACTTCGATCCGAAGGGCAAGTCCGACAACGAGGTCATGCGGTTCTGCCAGTCGTTCATGACCGAGTTGTGCAGGCACATCGGCCCGCACACGGACGTTCCCGCCGGTGACATCGGCGTCGGGGGCCGCGAGATCGGCTATCTCTTCGGCCAATACAAGCGCATCCGCAACGAGTTCACCGGAGTGCTGACCGGCAAGGCCCTGAATTGGGGCGGTTCGTTGATCCGACCCGAGGCGACCGGCTATGGCGCGGTCTATTTCGCCGAAGAGATGCTTGCCACGAGAAACGACTCGATGCGTGGGAAAATCTGTGCCGTGTCCGGCTCAGGCAACGTCGCCCAATACACGGTCGAGAAGGTCAACCAGCTCGGCGGCAAATGCGTGACTTTATCGGACTCCAACGGCACCATCTACGATCCGGCCGGCATCGACGCCGAGAAGCTCGCCTGGGTCATGGAACTGAAAAACGTTCGACGCGGGCGCATTCGCGAATACGCCGAGAAATTCAAGGGGGTCGAATACAAGGACGGCGTCCGGCCGTGGGGCGTCAAGTGCGATTGTGCCTTCCCGTCGGCCACGCAGAATGAAATCAGCGGCGAAGATGCCAAGACGCTGGTGAAGAACGGTTGTAAGCTGGTCTGCGAAGGAGCCAACATGCCGACCGAACCGGAAGGCATCGAGGTCTTCCTGACCAACAAGATCCTGTATGGCCCCGGCAAGGCCGCCAACGCCGGCGGCGTGGCCACTTCCGGCCTGGAAATGTCGCAGAACGCCCAGCACACCAACTGGACGCGGGAGGAAGTCGATCGTCGTCTCCACGACATCATGATCGCCATACACAAAGCCGTCTCCAAGACCGCCGCCGAGTACGGCGAGCCCACCAACTACGTCATGGGGGCCAACATCGCCGGCTTCGTCAAGGTTGCCGATGCGATGATCGACCAGGGTGTGGTTTGA